In Plasmodium gaboni strain SY75 chromosome 8, whole genome shotgun sequence, one DNA window encodes the following:
- a CDS encoding histone acetyltransferase GCN5, which translates to MDYLIRNNEYCNILYDENELLRKRKINYEGGNYPYKINYWNNYNNEINISDDDMNREKINNKFDNTYYNINNNICYFPCKGDIDEPRLCYKKRNTYNENIKDNLEYDKNVNNHDYDNIKDISYNFMKNECDKMKKCGVSSEENNDNDNNNNNESNNNNNNNNEGNNNNNEGNNNNNESNNNNNESNNNNENNNNSNNDNNNNNNNNNNSNNNNNNNNNNNNNNNNNNNNNNNNNNNNNNNNNNNNNNNNNNNNNNNNNNNNNNNNDKNEDDENTTGKGKKTEVKKRAGRKRNDSTLYGNSNTMLKNSFLQNNKMIYNNMDHINDTNEQDKFLFEQRKMMMNNKMENMGPNMNMTNKNYFQSVNNMKLNVENNKNLIGLNTNNINNYPNNINSNMNIPKNINLHSNKQMMFMNNNMNVHAKTNKLNDVARVNSINFNEENKMPVINDDTRMDNKMRDMMKSGGMDIHLKNEESLYINNMYNMNSNNPNTIPRMSTMNIGKPMNNFNNMNMPINNINAYNNHMINSYNNMMITNNMNNINTINHMNNNNNNNSNSNFGQHVQALQFMNPNMNNDMNNNMNNNMNNNMNNNMNNNMNNNMNNNMNNNMNNNMNNNINNNINNNNNNNNILLNNNQSNTHVHMNNNMNLNPSGNNSFFNNSNKHLNMMTMNSKNKKNAILKNAGNNEFENIKRVHSNCSNSNKKSIKMSSNENNNTTTTVIKNIRVENIKFSESINLKNVDGLDLSTNFINGKYISKLNNDEKIYNVVHSIVKDSLKDCLVDFYNNANYIFKDKLDFVCNSNTPTCNNINDLEDKKKDQEDGDKQNYSLEKKDNEEHANNNSDNKLDGFELGINKTPENKEDQNGNDKIINDNIINDDINDDNKTNTPKPRTPKNEVKNVITSSLLSGFNIFSAFSNSNTPNSKKKKYDEEEEKEEKEKKEKLEQKEEEEEEEENKKCKDKSDEDENKSPQNEDNKNIINNNNENNVLDKQNNVQESIVKLENIDTDSNIKRDVLNNNNIEDNEEDREYILVEITKSICSIINLQQLMPVNTRLANPNLIYDPNYETIYSKWKTFLRKEQSSGNLISNCFSRDFLHTVLLCNYVTIIEDLRKTAVKKKLKYFFLHLCLESGISINVALMLFINATKQSDKLQSLLPSETGLGYLHRDAGGAKEENMGIITFECITNDREPDHLIKLITLKNIFSRQLPKMPREYIVRLVFDRNHYTFCLLKKNTVIGGVCFRPYFEQKFAEIAFLAVTSTEQVKGYGTRLMNHLKEHVKKFGIEYFLTYADNFAIGYFRKQGFSQKISMPKERWFGYIKDYDGGTLMECYIFPNINYLRLSEMLYEQKKTVKKAIHFIKPQVIYKGINYFADNKGAALHPSSIPGLLEVGWKKETREITKKVQHKEVQLKDQILAVLDHLEKQQSAWPFLKPVSLSEAPDYYDIIKEPTDILTMRRKARHGDYKTKEDFGIELKRMFDNCRLYNAPTTIYFKYANELQTLIWPKYEAITDTAK; encoded by the exons atgGATTATTTGATTAGGAATAATGAatattgtaatattttatatgatgaaaatgaattattaaggaaaagaaaaataaattatgaaGGTGGGAATTATCcttataaaattaattattggaataattataataatgaaataaatatcagtgatgatgatatgaatagggaaaaaataaataataaatttgataatacttattataatattaataataatatctGTTATTTTCCTTGTAAAGGGGACATAGACGAACCTAGATTgtgttataaaaaaagaaatacttacaatgaaaatattaaggATAACTTAGAATATGATAAGAATGTAAATAATCATGACTATGATAACATTAAAGATATATCATACAATTTTATGAAGAATGAGTGTGATAAGATGAAAAAATGTGGAGTAAGTAGTGAGGAGAACaatgataatgataataataataataatgagagtaataataataataataataataatgagggtaataataataataatgagggtaataataataataatgagagtaataataataataatgagagtaataataataatgagaataataataacagCAATAATgacaacaataataataacaacaataataataacagcaataataacaacaataataataacaacaataataataacaacaataacaacaacaataataacaacaacaataacaacaacaataataacaacaataataacaacaataataacaacaacaataataacaacaacaataataacaacaataataataacaataataatgataaaaatgaagatgatgaaaataCTACTGGGAAAGGGAAAAAAACAGAAGTCAAAAAACGTGCAGGcagaaaaagaaatgatTCCACTTTGTATGGCAATAGTAATACAATGTTAAAAAATAGctttttacaaaataataaaatgatatataataatatggatcatataaatgatacaaatgaacaagataaatttttatttgaacaaagaaaaatgatgatgaataataaaatggaAAATATGGGCCCCAATATGAATATgacaaataaaaattattttcaaagTGTAAATAACATGAAATTGAATgtagaaaataataaaaatctTATAGGtttaaatacaaataatataaataattatccaaataatattaatagtaatatgaatataccaaaaaatataaaccTTCATTCAAACAAACAAATGATGtttatgaataataatatgaatgtACATGcaaaaacaaataaattaaatgatgTGGCTAGAGTGAATAgtataaattttaatgaagaaaataaaatgcctgttataaatgatgataCGCGAATGGATAATAAAATGAGGGATATGATGAAAAGTGGTGGAATGGatatacatttaaaaaatgaagaatccttatatataaataatatgtataatatgaatagtAATAATCCAAATACTATACCTAGAATGAGTACAATGAATATTGGAAAACCtatgaataattttaataatatgaatatgcctataaataatataaatgcTTATAACAATCACATGATTAATTcgtataataatatgatgattacaaataatatgaacaatataaataccataaatcatatgaacaataataataataataatagtaatagtaaTTTTGGGCAACATGTTCAGGCACTACAATTTATGAATCCTAATATGAATAACGAcatgaataataatatgaataataatatgaataataatatgaataataatatgaataataatatgaataataatatgaataataatatgaataataatatgaataataatatgaacaataatattaataataatattaataataataataataataataatatccttttaaataataaccAGAGTAATACACATGTTCATATGAATAACAACATGAATTTAAATCCCTCTGgaaataattcattttttaataattcaaataaaCATCTCAATATGATGACCATGAActcaaaaaataaaaaaaacgCTATATTAAAGAATGCGGGTAATAATGaatttgaaaatataaaaagagTTCATTCAAACTGCTCtaatagtaataaaaaatcaaTTAAAATGAGTAGcaatgaaaataataatacaacaacaactgttataaaaaatataagagttgaaaatataaaatttagTGAAAGTATTAATTTGAAAAATGTAGATGGCTTAGATCTAAGTACGAATTTTATTAATGggaaatatatatccaaattaaataatgatgagaaaatatataatgtagTACATTCTATTGTTAAAGATTCTCTCAAGGATTGTTTAGttgatttttataataatgcaaattatatttttaaagatAAATTAGATTTTGTATGTAATAGTAATACACCCAcatgtaataatataaatgatttaGAGGACAAGAAAAAGGATCAGGAGGATGGGgataaacaaaattattcacttgaaaagaaagataatgaagaacatgcaaataataattctgATAATAAACTTGATGGTTTTGAATTAGGCATAAATAAGACACCAGAAAATAAGGAAGATCAAAATGGAAATgacaaaataataaatgataatataataaatgatgatataaatgatgataataaaacTAATACACCCAAACCAAGAACACCTAAAAATGAAgttaaaaatgttataacCTCTTCCTTATTGTCAGgctttaatatatttagtGCCTTTAGTAATAGTAATACACCTAACtcgaaaaaaaaaaaatatgatgaagaggaagaaaaggaagaaaaggaaaaaaaagaaaaattagaacaaaaagaagaagaagaagaagaagaagaaaataaaaaatgtaaagATAAAAGTGATGAGGATGAAAATAAGTCTCCTcaaaatgaagataataaaaatattatcaataataataatgaaaataatgttttagacaaacaaaataatgtaCAGGAATCTATAGTTAAGTTAGAAAATATTGATACAGATAGTAATATTAAGAGAGatgtattaaataataataatatagaagataatgaagaagatagagaatatattttagtAGAAATTACAAAAAGTATATGTTCAATAATAAATCTACAACAATTAATGCCTGTTAATACAAGGTTAGCTAACCCTAATCTGATATATGATCCAAATTATGAAACCATATATTCTAAATGGAAAACATTTTTAAGAAAAGAGCAATCAAGTGGAAATTTAATTAGTAATTGTTTTTCAAGAGATTTCTTACATACTGTTTTGTTATGTAATTATGTTACTATAATTGAGGATTTAAGAAAAACAGCTGTTAAGAAAAAGTTGAAATATTTCTTCTTACACTTATGTTTGGAATCTGGAATATCGATTAACGTAGCATTGATGTTGTTTATAAATGCAACTAAGCAGAGTGATAAGTTACAG TCTTTACTACCTTCCGAAACTGGATTAGGATATTTACACAGAGATGCAGGTGGAGCAAAAGAAGAGAATATGGGTATTATAACATTTGAATGTATAACGAACGATAGGGAACCAgatcatttaataaaattaataactttgaaaaatattttttcaagACAGTTACCAAAAATGCCAAGAGAATATATAGTACGGCTTGTATTTGATAGGAATCATTATACCTTTtgtttattaaaaaaaaatacagTTATAGGTGGAGTATGTTTCAGGCCATATTTTGAACAAAAATTTGCGGAAATTGCATTTTTAGCTGTTACTTCAACAGAGCAGGTTAAAGGATATGGTACAAGATTAATGAATCATTTAAAGGAGCATGTAAAGAAGTTTGGTATTGAATATTTCTTAACCTATGCAG ATAACTTTGCCATAGGATATTTTAGAAAACAAGGATTTTCACAAAAAATTTCCATGCCAAAAGAAAGATGGTTTGGATATATTAAAGATTATGATGGTGGTACATTAATGgaatgttatatttttccaAACATCAATTATTTGAGACTTTCAGAAATGttatatgaacaaaaaaaaacagTAAAGAAAGctatacattttataaaacctcaagttatatataaaggtattaattattttgcTGATAATAAAGGAGCTGCTTTACATCCAAGTTCTATTCCTGGATTATTAGAAGTTGGATggaaaaaagaaacaagGGAAATAACTAAAAAGGTTCAACATAAAGAAGTTCAATTGAAAGATCAAATCCTAGCTGTTCTTGATCATCTAGAAAAACAACAATCCGCATGGCCATTTCTTAAGCCAGTTAGTCTTTCGGAAGCTCCGgattattatgatattataaaagaacCAACAGATATTTTGACCATGAGAAGAAAGGCCAGAcat GGTGATTATAAAACCAAGGAAGATTTTGGTATTGAGCTTAAGAGAATGTTTGATAATTGTCGTTTGTATAATGCTCCAACAACTATTTATTTCAAATATGCAAATGAACTACAAACACTTATATGGCCTAAATATGAAGCCATAACTGATACAGCAAAATAA